A genomic region of Papaver somniferum cultivar HN1 chromosome 7, ASM357369v1, whole genome shotgun sequence contains the following coding sequences:
- the LOC113299878 gene encoding isopentenyl phosphate kinase-like, producing MEENQSRTNYSEKPLRCIVKLGGAAITCKNELEKINEENLGIVSKQLRQAMVNGGGSSNSTDSIKVLGMDWSKRAGGGVSEISINPDEFGDQSELDLSKFIIVHGAGSFGHFQASKSGVHKGGLCNPLVKAGFVATRISVTSLNLEIVRALAREGIPSIGMSPFASGWSTCERNISAADTSQIAKSIDSGFVPVLHGDAVYDDLQDCTILSGDVIIRHLAEVLKPEYVVFLTDVLGVYDRPPTDSNAVLLREIAVDEDGNWSIVAVENMNKQVEITVAAHDTTGGMITKITEAALIAKLGIDVYIVKAATDHSFRALNGEIRGDIPDDWLGTVIRSSKQKQKSS from the exons ATGGAGGAAAACCAGAGTCGAACCAATTATTCAGAAAAACCCCTTCGCTGCATCGTGAAACTGGGTGGTGCTGCAATTACATGTAAAAATGAATTGGAAAAAATCAACGAAGAGAATCTTGGGATTGTTTCTAAACAGCTTAGACAAGCAATGGTGAACGGCGGGGGTTCTTCGAATTCTACTGATTCTATTAAGGTTCTTGGGATGGATTGGAGCAAAAGAGCTGGTGGGGGTGTTTCAGAAATTTCTATTAATCCAGATGAATTTGGAGATCAGTCTGAGTTAGACCTCAGTAAATTCATCATTGTTCATGGGGCAG GATCTTTTGGTCACTTTCAGGCTAGTAAGTCTGGTGTTCATAAAGGAGGACTGTGTAATCCTCTTGTCAAGGCTGGATTTGTTGCAACACGTATCTCT gtgacatcactAAACCTTGAAATTGTAAGAGCTCTAGCCAGAG AGGGAATCCCATCTATTGGAATGTCTCCATTTGCTTCTGGATGGTCTACATGCGAAAGAAAT ATATCAGCTGCTGATACATCTCAGATTGCCAAGTCAATCGACTCTGGTTTTGTCCCT GTTCTGCATGGAGATGCGGTGTATGACGACTTACAG GACTGCACTATATTAAGTGGTGATGTCATTATACGCCATCTTGCTGAGGTGCTGAAGCCTGAATATGTTGTTTTCCTA ACAGATGTGTTGGGAGTATATGACCGTCCACCTACAGACTCCAATGCTGTACTTCTCAGAGAGATAG CTGTTGATGAGGATGGAAACTGGTCTATTGTAGCCGTAGAAAACATGAATAAGCAAG TTGAAATTACGGTCGCTGCGCATGATACAACCGGAGGAATGATAACCAAGATAACAGAAGCTGCACTGATAGCAAAACTTGGAATTGATGTTTATATCGTAAAG GCTGCTACAGACCATTCATTTCGAGCTCTAAATGGGGAGATTAGAGGTGATATTCCTGACGATTGGCTGGGGACGGTTATCAGATCTTCGAAACAGAAGCAGAAATCATCCTGA